GCGAGTCGAGACGGCCCCGAGAGGGAGCCCGGCGGCGGAAGGGAGGTCGCCCGCCCCTTCTCCTCGAAGGATCACGCCGTCCGTCCGAAGAGGAGGCGGAGAGGATAGCGGGTGAGGTTTAGGGTGAGGGTGCCTTTCCTTCCATCCCCGGTCTCCCTTCGGGGCACGGAGTGCATTCCTCTCCCGCTTGCGGGAGAGGCTGGGAGCACCGCTTGCTTATAGAGACCGCCCCTCGACGGCGAGAAGAGTGCGGACGAGAAGGGGGCTTTCCGTGCGGTAGGGCTCGCCGAAGGGGACCTGAACGAGGGCGCCGTATGCGCGGCAACGGAAGGTGATCTGCTCGAACAGGTCGTCTTTTCCGTTGGAAAGGATGTCCCCCGCCTCGAGAGCTCCTTCGAACTGAGAGCGGTAGGCGCGGATCGCCCGCATTTTCGTTTCGAAAACGCCGGTGATGTCCAACAAGAGGTTCGGGGGGACGTTCTGAAAGGAGACCGCCTCCAGAATGCGGCGGGGCCTGTGAGGGGCGCCGCTCCCGAGACGGGCCAGGCCGGCGGAGTACGCCGCCGCGCGGGAAAGATCCGCGGCGGCGTGATGATCCGGGTTGCGGCCGCCGCGGTGCTGGATCAGCAGCGTGTCCGGTCGAAGGGCTCGGATCCTCTCCGCCAAACGCATGCGGCTTTCCCGGTCCGCTTCGATTCCTCC
The Candidatus Eisenbacteria bacterium DNA segment above includes these coding regions:
- the bshB1 gene encoding bacillithiol biosynthesis deacetylase BshB1, which encodes MEPLHLLAVAAHPDDAELLMGGALAAAAFDGMRAGVIDLAAGESGTRGSASSRAKEAEEAAAILGLVHRENLGLPDGGIEADRESRMRLAERIRALRPDTLLIQHRGGRNPDHHAAADLSRAAAYSAGLARLGSGAPHRPRRILEAVSFQNVPPNLLLDITGVFETKMRAIRAYRSQFEGALEAGDILSNGKDDLFEQITFRCRAYGALVQVPFGEPYRTESPLLVRTLLAVEGRSL